The stretch of DNA TGGCGCAATTCCCAAGAATTTTTTAGCAGAATGCGTTCGTTTTGCGCTTGAAATCTGATGAAGGAAAGTGGCAGAAAAAGAATAGCTGATTTGATGTTTCTTGATGAGATAAGTATAGGATTTAAACTGATGCAAGTCGGCAGGAATGGTTTCCAACAAAACCTCAAAAGGCAAATAAGCGAGGGCACCATCAGGGACGATAATCAATTGATGGGGCAAGGTTTCTGATAGTAATGGTTGGAATATTTTTTCAAATAACTGATGCGAAAAATGGGCAAAAACATCAAGATAGATATTTGCCGAAGTGGTCCCAGCAATGGGAAAAGCACTAATCGCCTCTCGCAGGTTTGCCATCCATTTCTCCAGCGGAAAATCATACGCTACCTTAAAAAAGCGTTTTTTATCCTTGGCCAACAAAAAGATATAAATGTCTTTTTGGCCGATAAAATATTCGATGAGCGCTTTGTCTTTTGTCAGCAAACGCTGTTGTATCATTTGGGGATTAGCCAGTTCTTGTTCATATTTCAGTTGATAGTAACGGTTGCTATATTGCTTTACCTTTTCCATTAAACTGCGGTGTTCTCCTTTCCAATATTCGATTTGCTGATTAAGTTGGATAAGTTCGTCTTGGGAGCTTTCTTTTTCTACATTATTCAGCCAGTCATATCGCTTTTTCTCCCAATAATTTATTTTGGATAAAATAAGGTCTTCGCCAGTCTTTAACTCTGCAGGCATATCGCTAAAGTTTAGGGCTTTGCTACGGAGTAAAGCATCAAGCAGGGTTAAACTTTTACTTTTTTCAAAAAGCTCGAAGGCTTCTTCCAATAAAAACGTAGCGGAAGGCTGATGCTCGATAAGGTAAAACAGACAATGCAAGGCACCTTCATATATTTCAAAATTAGAGGCCACCAGGTTTTGGCGAGAAAATTCGTCTTGGTAAATAAGGCGGGTCGCATCCAGGTATTGGGTTGCTTTTTTATAGGTGTCATAGGCCAGTTGCACGGTATCAGGTTGCTGAGCAGATAAGGACAAAAGGCTACTTGCTTTTGCGTTCAATAGGGAAAGATAGGTGGCTGGAATTTCAACAGGGTCATTTTCCTGTTGAAACAAGGAAAGACCTTGGTCGGCAGCAGCCAGGGCTTCTTTGAAATCGCCCAAGCGGGCGTAGGCGGCACTGAGGTTTTTAAAATAGACAGCTAATCCGGGAGATCGAGGCGCATAATTTGTTTTGGCAATCGTAAAAGCTGCCTGGAAGTAGTATAGCGCCTCGGGGTATTTTTCTTGGTTAAAAAAATAGATACCTAAATTATTGATTGGCAGTAAAGTAGAAAAGTGATCTTGGCCAAAAGCCTGTTGTGTAATTTGAAGTGCATTCAGGTAATAGTTTTCGGCAGCATCATAGTTTTGCATATCAATAAAGGCATTACCCAAATTGATTAGGGTAGTGGCTAATTCTGGAGCCTTTTCCCCCAAAGCAGTCGATTTTATAGCCAGGGCTTTTTCCAGATAAACCAGGCTTTCGTCCAATTGTCGACGATGCCTTGCACTAATGCCCAAGTTTTCGTAGAGGGCTGCAATGTATAATTGATCCCGATAGGGATTTTTTTCGATGATCGATAAGGCCAACTGGTAGGCATAAAGTGCATTGCCAAAATCCCCCATACTGGCGTAGCAATTGCCCATATCATTGAGGCTTTCTCCTATGGCGGAATGATTTTCGAAAAGCTCACTTCGCAATTGATAGGCACTGTCATAAAGCAACAAAGCTTTGGCAAAACGCCCCTCTTCTTCCAGGCTGTTCCCCACACTGGTATACCAATTGGCCATGTCTTTTTTCCGGTCAGGCCGTTTCCTGAAAATGGCTTCGGCTTCCGAATAAAAAGCAGCAGCCTTTTCCAGTGCTCCTTGGGTTTGGTAGTGGCGTCCCAATTGGAGCAAGCTTTTGCCAATCAGCGGATGGTCTTTGGGCAAAGCAGCTTGTCGGATGGCTAGGGATTTGTTGAGAAAGGAGAGCGATAGATCAAAGTTCTTTTTATAAAAATGGGCATCCCCAAGGTTGGCGAAACTGGATGCTATATCAAGATGCGCAGGTGAAAATAAGCGCTGTCTGATATCGAGACCTTTTTGATACCTATCCAATGCTTGGGTGTAATGGCCAATAGCGAGATAATAATTTCCGAAATTGCTATAACTATCGGCCAATTCCGAATGATCCGTTTTATAAATTTGCGTTCTGATTTCAAAGGCAGATTGGTAGAAGGTCAAGGCTTGGTCAAAATAGCGAAGTTCCATATAGTAATTACCCAAATCATTATGGGCCTTGGCCAGGGGAAGTGGGTTCTTTTCTTTAAGAACAATAGCTGTTGCCTCTTCTGTTTCAAAATAATGTAGGGCGGGTTCATAGCGGCCTTGTTCCATCGCTATATTGCCCAAAAGATGATAACATTCGGCCAGCTGTGCAACCTGGTTGGGTGCTTTTTCCTGACAATACAGCAGGGCACCTTCGGCGTGTTGCATAGCTGTCTGATAGTCGGCTTTTGCCAAGTCATGGTCCGCCAATGCCAACAGGGAATCTAGAAAAGGAATATTATTTTCGCTTTTGGCAGTAACATTCAAGAAGATTGAGAAACTAAGTAATAAAAGGCGGCCCATTTTTTTTAGCAAATCTTTTGATCACCAAAGTACCAGAACTTATTTGTAATCTCTATATCTTTGAACAATAATCTAGGCCAACAATAA from Saprospiraceae bacterium encodes:
- a CDS encoding tetratricopeptide repeat protein, with amino-acid sequence MGRLLLLSFSIFLNVTAKSENNIPFLDSLLALADHDLAKADYQTAMQHAEGALLYCQEKAPNQVAQLAECYHLLGNIAMEQGRYEPALHYFETEEATAIVLKEKNPLPLAKAHNDLGNYYMELRYFDQALTFYQSAFEIRTQIYKTDHSELADSYSNFGNYYLAIGHYTQALDRYQKGLDIRQRLFSPAHLDIASSFANLGDAHFYKKNFDLSLSFLNKSLAIRQAALPKDHPLIGKSLLQLGRHYQTQGALEKAAAFYSEAEAIFRKRPDRKKDMANWYTSVGNSLEEEGRFAKALLLYDSAYQLRSELFENHSAIGESLNDMGNCYASMGDFGNALYAYQLALSIIEKNPYRDQLYIAALYENLGISARHRRQLDESLVYLEKALAIKSTALGEKAPELATTLINLGNAFIDMQNYDAAENYYLNALQITQQAFGQDHFSTLLPINNLGIYFFNQEKYPEALYYFQAAFTIAKTNYAPRSPGLAVYFKNLSAAYARLGDFKEALAAADQGLSLFQQENDPVEIPATYLSLLNAKASSLLSLSAQQPDTVQLAYDTYKKATQYLDATRLIYQDEFSRQNLVASNFEIYEGALHCLFYLIEHQPSATFLLEEAFELFEKSKSLTLLDALLRSKALNFSDMPAELKTGEDLILSKINYWEKKRYDWLNNVEKESSQDELIQLNQQIEYWKGEHRSLMEKVKQYSNRYYQLKYEQELANPQMIQQRLLTKDKALIEYFIGQKDIYIFLLAKDKKRFFKVAYDFPLEKWMANLREAISAFPIAGTTSANIYLDVFAHFSHQLFEKIFQPLLSETLPHQLIIVPDGALAYLPFEVLLETIPADLHQFKSYTYLIKKHQISYSFSATFLHQISSAKRTHSAKKFLGIAPSFSPDSPFEQLAFNQKEVDRIGELMRPSDCFKFATVAQFREMAPHYNMLHLATHGVLNDKADAFSFIALSPDTALQDQGLLFTRDLYDMRLQAAMVVLSACETGLGKYQRGEGIISLARGFAYAGAKSTLTTLWSIDDETTGQLMYQFYTHIKRHLPKDEALHLAKIEFLEAQSNIKAHPFYWAPFVLIGDTSPIGGGNNWLFYVLAGLGGVLLLWWFWSRRKKALS